In Rhipicephalus microplus isolate Deutch F79 chromosome 9, USDA_Rmic, whole genome shotgun sequence, one genomic interval encodes:
- the LOC119163696 gene encoding uncharacterized protein LOC119163696 isoform X1, translating into MKLGYRRATSFASVLLWMANVECVLGAHRWVYLETVAATYIKTINETYKGGVNFWSLRDDFSYWKRYHHRDKHPVKGEVDWSEYSSCKGEETLRDNETDCVGLFSWTIHEGINSPFSLSTYAILPEVFKGLNLKVFSFNVNGLRKTSDEENWGKLSHKVHRTLYEACKFSVKIQFSGFFVYFLSHPTNGNFQWVLVPITALAGRAKGLKKEGEKLTYLVRGQYTEQLFCNDPK; encoded by the exons ATGAAGCTGGGCTACAGGCGTGCGACCTCTTTCGCATCG GTTCTGTTGTGGATGGCTAACG TTGAGTGCGTCTTAGGCGCACATCGATGGGTGTACTTGGAAACAGTCGCAGCAACCTACATAAAAACAATTAATGAGACGTACAAAGGTGGAGTAAACTTCTGGAGTCTAAGGGATGATTTCTCGTACTGGAAACGTTATCATCATCGGGACAA GCATCCGGTAAAAGGAGAAGTCGACTGGTCTGAATATTCCAGTTGCAAAGGAGAGGAAACTTTGAGGGATAATGAAACAGACTGCGTTGGGCTTTTCTCGTGGACGATTCACGAAGGCATAAATAGCCCGTTTTCTCTATCTACCTATGCTATTCTTCCAGAAGTGTTCAAAGGACTAAACTTGAAGGTGTTTTCATTTAACGTCAATGGTCTTAGGAAAACGTCAGATGAGGAGAATTGGGGCAAGCTATCCCATAAGGTTCACCGCACTCTTTACGAA GCTTGCAAGTTCAGTGTGAAGATACAATTTTCTGGCTTCTTTGTGTACTTCCTTTCACATCCTACAAACGGGAATTTCCAATGGGTTCTCGTCCCTATCACCGCACTGGCTGGTAGAGCCAAAGGTCTCAAAAAAGAAGGCGAGAAGTTGACATACTTGGTCCGAGGACAATATACCGAGCAGTTATTTTGCAATGACCCAAAATAA
- the LOC119163696 gene encoding uncharacterized protein LOC119163696 isoform X2, translating to MKLGYRRATSFASVLLWMANVECVLGAHRWVYLETVAATYIKTINETYKGGVNFWSLRDDFSYWKRYHHRDKHPVKGEVDWSEYSSCKGEETLRDNETDCVGLFSWTIHEGINSPFSLSTYAILPEVFKGLNLKVFSFNVNGLRKTSDEENWGKLSHKVHRTLYEASLQVQCEDTIFWLLCVLPFTSYKREFPMGSRPYHRTGW from the exons ATGAAGCTGGGCTACAGGCGTGCGACCTCTTTCGCATCG GTTCTGTTGTGGATGGCTAACG TTGAGTGCGTCTTAGGCGCACATCGATGGGTGTACTTGGAAACAGTCGCAGCAACCTACATAAAAACAATTAATGAGACGTACAAAGGTGGAGTAAACTTCTGGAGTCTAAGGGATGATTTCTCGTACTGGAAACGTTATCATCATCGGGACAA GCATCCGGTAAAAGGAGAAGTCGACTGGTCTGAATATTCCAGTTGCAAAGGAGAGGAAACTTTGAGGGATAATGAAACAGACTGCGTTGGGCTTTTCTCGTGGACGATTCACGAAGGCATAAATAGCCCGTTTTCTCTATCTACCTATGCTATTCTTCCAGAAGTGTTCAAAGGACTAAACTTGAAGGTGTTTTCATTTAACGTCAATGGTCTTAGGAAAACGTCAGATGAGGAGAATTGGGGCAAGCTATCCCATAAGGTTCACCGCACTCTTTACGAAGCAA GCTTGCAAGTTCAGTGTGAAGATACAATTTTCTGGCTTCTTTGTGTACTTCCTTTCACATCCTACAAACGGGAATTTCCAATGGGTTCTCGTCCCTATCACCGCACTGGCTGGTAG